Part of the Arthrobacter gengyunqii genome is shown below.
CGTCACGGCGGCGCTGATGCGCGGCGGCGGCACCACCATGGACAGCATGTCCGCCATCTATGCAGCCCGCACGATCACGGGGGCAGTCAACGCCGAGGAAATCGCGGCTGATGACGACGCCACGGCAGACGTGCGGCGTGCCGTCGCCATCATCACTGCCGGGACCGGCGTTGATCCCCGCGCGGAGCTGGCCCGTCTGGGCGTCGGCTACGTTGTCCTTCAGCAGTCCGACACCTCTGCCGAATTGCTGGCCGGGAAGATGGACTCCGTGCCGGGCCTTGCGCCGGTGGGACAGACCGGATCGGGCTGGCTGTGGCGGGTTGTCGGCCAGCTCGATGAACAGGGGACCGAGATGCTGTCCGAGGACACCGCCCGGGTCCGCATCATGGCGGAGGACGGCTCCGTGGAATCCGTGGTCCAGTCCGGGCACACCGGCGTCCTGGCCTCCATTCCGGCCGGTGCCGAAGGCCGCACGCTTGTCCTGGCCGAACGTGCCGATCCGGGCTGGCAGGCAACCCTGAACGGAGTGACGCTGGCAGCGACGGCCGACGGCTGGGCTCAGGCCTGGACACTTCCGGCCGACGGCGGAAACCTGGAAATCGGCTATGACACTGTTTGGGAACCCTGGCTGGGCGCGCTTCAGGTGCTGGTCATCGCCCTGACGGTGCTCCTTGCCCTGCCGACCCGTTCACGCAGCGGTGCGGTTCGGCTGCCGGGCCGTCAGCTTCCGCGGCGAAGCGAACCCGTCGGTGTTGCAGACGGCGGAAGCGCAGACGCCGGCAGCGCCTCTGCAGCCGCCGGTGCCGCAACTGCGCCGGGGGAACCGTCGAAGACGGCAGCAGTCCCCGGCGCGGCAGGCTCCGAGTCGGACGGCGAAGCCGGGGCCCGAACAGACAGAGTCAACGCCTCGGGGAAATCCGGCGCAACGGAAGGACAGCGCCGATGAGCCGCAAAGAGGAACCCCGGAACGGTCGGGCCGGAACAGACAACAACGGGACGGACAACGCCGGGAAGCCTCCGGCTGGCCGGGCTGAGGCCCGGGTCCGCCGCCAGCGTCGCCGCCGCCAGGCCGTCACGGCGGTGTCTGCCGTGCTCATTCTTGCTGCCGGCACGGCCGTGGTGGCCGGATCCGCTGTCATTGATTCCGGCAACGCGGGAAAAACCGTCGACAGCGCCGCGGCCGATGTGCCGGCGGGACCGCTCACCGCAGTCTGCCCCGAGCCGCTGCGGTTGCTGTCCGGTGCCGTTGCGGGGACCGATCCCCAGTTCAGTCCCGTGTCGGAATCCGCCAAAACGTCGCTCAGCGCGGCCGTGCTGAGCGGAGCCGGAAACCCGGTTCCGGCGTCGTCGCTGCTCAAAATCGACGGAAGTGTCCTGAAAACCATCGCCGATGAAGCCGTGGACGTGCAGCCGCTGGCCGGCGTAAGAAGCGCCGGTGTCCTGGTTGACGAGAACGTCACCGAGGCTACCGTCCTCAGCGCCGAGCCCTCCGGCACACTGCAGGCGACGGCAAACGCCGTGGTTGGCTTCTCCGCCGAGGACGGCGACCTCGCCGGTCTCGCTGCGGCGAACTGCCAGGCCCCGGGCAATGACATGTGGCTTCTCGGTGCACGCACCACGGTGGGGGCCACCGCGGTGCTGCGCCTCACCAATCCCTCGGAAAGTGCAGCCACGGTCGACCTTGAGCTGTACGGCTCCAAGGGACGTTTGGAGGGAACCGGCACCCGGGGGATCCTGGTGCCGCCGGGCGAAACCAAATCAATTGTCCTGGCCGGCGTGGCGGCGAACGAACCCGGATTGGCGGTCCGCGTACGCAGTTCCGGGGCACCGATTACCGCGATGGTGCAGCAGAGCATCCTGCGTGGGCTGACACCGGGCGGTGTGGAGTTCATCCAACCGTCTGCAGCCGCCTCGCCGCAGCAGATCATCAGCGGTGTCCGCATCCAGAGTGCTGGCGCGGCCAAGGAACTGGCCGGCGAGCGCGGTTACGAATCTGCGGCCCCGGCGGTACAGGTGGCCGTTCCCGGCAGCACCAATGGAGTGGTCTCCGTGCGGATCCTGGGCAAGGACGGCGACGTTTCCGTTCCCGGCGGGGGAGTCTTCACCGTTCCTGCCGGCAGCGTGGGCCAGCTTCCCCTGGACTCGCTGCCCGAGGGCACCTACTCAGTGGAGGTCACCGCCGATGTGTCGGTGGTTGCCGGCACCGTGTCCAGCCGAGGCAGCAAAGCCGATGCGCCCGTGGATCTGGCGGTTGCGCCGTCGGGTGAGCGCCTGGGCAACGAGCATTTGGCAGTGCTGCCCGGCGACGCCGCCTCGGTGCTGAGTTTTGCGGCTCCCGCCGGCGAGGCCGAAGTGCGCCTGACCGGTGTTGCGCGGGACGGCAAACTTGCGGATGAGCAGATTGTCACGGTGCCGGCGGGATCAACGATCAACGTTGCGGCAACCAGTGTCGGGTCCGATCTTGCGGCAGTGCTGATCAGCACCACCGGCGAACCCGTCTACGGTGCCCAGGTGCTCACGGCGGCAAAGGGCGACGGCGTTTCGGTGCTGCCGCTGCCCAAGGGGAACATTGGCGGCACCACTGTTCCGGTGAGCCTGGGTTACTGAGCCGGTACTGCCCCGCTGCTAGAGCGGCCGGAAACGGCCGTAGGTGGGGTCCACCGTTTCGGGATCCATGCCCATCAGGGTGGCCAGCTGTTCCACAACAACGTCGTGGATCAGTTCGCTCACCGGCACCAGCCCCCGGGCAGCGGATTCCACCGGATGCCGGTACACCGTGATCACGGCCGGCCTGGGCCCCGCCGCGGGAGCGCCTGCCCCGAACGGGATGTTCCCCGAGGTTGCCGCGAGTTCCTCGAGTCCGGGCGGAATGTCCTGCACCACAAACTGATAGGACTGGATGCTCTCGCCCCAGAGCCGTTCCAGCCGCTGGGCCGATTCCAGCACCCAGGCGTCGAAGCGCTCCGAACGGGAGCGGAAGCCTGCCAGATGAGCCGGAATGAGTTCACCGCGGAGCCCGCGTCCATGCCGGTTCCGGCGGCGCCGCCGGAACGGCCGTTGACCGGGCATCCGGTCACGGCCGGAGGGAGCCGGCTGGCCGTCGAGCCAGTCCTGCTCCTGCGCGTCCCCGAAAGGAACGGCATCTTCCGGCCCGTTGTCGGACGGCTCTTCGCCGGGGCCGAGATACACCCTGAGAGTTGGTCCGGTGGACATATAAGAACTGTAACCGCTGGACCCGTCCGCGGGCACTGCTTTTAGGTGGCCTGTCTTCCGGCGAGCCTGCCGACCGTGAATGCCGGCTGCAGGTAAAGTGATCCTCCGTGGAATCCTTACGACTGTGCTCAAGATCAGCGTGCCGAGAGGCAGCTGTAGCCACCCTGACGTATGTGTACGCAGATTCCACTGCGGTGCTGGGACCGCTGGCAACCTACGCCGAACCCCATTGTTACGATTTGTGCAACGCCCACGCTGCCCGGCTGACCGTGCCGCTGGGATGGGAAGTGGTCCGGCTGGATCTCGCCGGTCAGCCGCGGACCCCCAGCCGCGACGATCTGTCCGCACTCGTGGATGCCGTGCGGGAAGCGGCAGAACGGCCCGCTCCCGAGGCGCCCAAGCGCTCCGGCAAGCACGCCCTGGAGCCCCCGGCAGAGAATCCCGGCGCCCGCCGCTCCCACCTGCGTGTCCTGCGCGAAGAAGTCTGACTGCCGCACCACCGGTGTCAGAAAGGGATAGTCTGGGGGCCAGCGCCATGTTCTCCACGAGCACGGCATCGACGTATCCAAGGAAGTGCTGCAATCGATGGTTAGACTCACTGCCGACCTGATGGCGGTTTTGCGCTGTCCCGTGACCGGTTCCCCGTTGGAACAGGGCGACGCAGGGCTGGTCTCCACCGCACCTGATGCCAGCGGGCATCTGGTCCGCTATGTCCTGGACGAAGGCATTCCCGTTTTGTTGGCATCCTCTGCTGTGTCAGGCGAGTCCGCTTCCGACACATAACGCCTCCGCTTCCGACACCCAGAGTGAGGATTTCCCGCGTGAGCATTGATTTCAAAGTCGCTGACCTGTCCCTCGCCGAAGCCGGCCGCCACCAGATCCGCCTGGCCGAACATGAAATGCCCGGACTGATGGCACTGCGCCGCGAATACGGGCCCAGCCAGCCGCTCGCGGGAGCACGCATTGCAGGCTCCCTGCACATGACCGTGCAGACTGCTGTGCTGATCGAAACCCTCACCGCACTGGGTGCCGAGGTTCGCTGGGCCTCCTGCAACATTTTCTCCACCCAAGATGAAGCCGCTGCGGCCGTGGTGGTGGGAAACGGCAGCCCGGAGAACCCTGCAGGCGTTCCCGTCTTCGCATGGAAGAACGAGTCCCTGGAGGACTACTGGTGGACCGCCCAGCAGATCCTCACCTGGCCCGAGGGCTCCGGGGGACCGAACATGATCCTGGACGACGGCGGCGATGCCACCATGCTCCTGCACAAGGGCGTGGAGTTCGAAGCCGCAGGTGAGGTGCCGGAGAATCCGCAGGAGGGCGACGACGGCTACTCCTACGAATACACGGTCATCCTCGACGTGCTGCGCCGGTCCCTGGCTGAGACACCCGGCAAATGGACTGAGATTGCCAAGGGCGTCCGCGGAGTGACCGAGGAAACCACCACCGGTGTGCTCCGCCTGTACCAGCTGGCGGCCGAGGGCCGGCTCCTGTTCCCGGCCATCAACGTCAACGACTCGGTCACCAAGTCCAAGTTCGACAACAAGTACGGCATCCGGCACTCGCTGCCCGACGGCCTGAACCGGGCCACCGACACTCTGATCGGCGGCAAGGTTGCGGTGGTCTGCGGCTACGGCGACGTCGGCAAGGGTGCGGCGGAGGCGCTGCGCGGACAGGGCGCGCGCGTCATCGTGACGGAAATCGACCCCATCTGCGCACTGCAGGCGGCCATGGACGGCTACCAGGTGGCGAAGCTGGAATCCGTCCTCGGCCAGGGCGACCTTTTCATCACCGCCACGGGCAACAAGGACATCATCATGGCCGATCACATGGCCAAGATGAAGCATCAGGCGATTGTCGGAAACGTGGGCCACTTCGACAACGAAATCGACATGGCGGGTCTGGCCAGGGTTCCCGGGATCCGCAAGGTGGAAATCAAGCCGCAGGTGCACGAATGGGTGTTTGACGAGGGCACGGATTCACAGCGCAGCATCATCGTGCTGTCCGAGGGCCGCCTGTTGAACCTGGGCAACGCCACCGGCCACCCCTCCTTTGTCATGAGCAACTCCTTCGCAAACCAGACCATTGCCCAGATTGAGCTCTTCACCAAGCACGGCACTCCGGTGGAGGACGGCGGCTACGCCAACCAGGTGTACGTGCTGCCCAAGGTCCTGGACGAGAAGGTGGCGCGCCTGCACTTGGATGCCCTCGGGGTTGAGCTCACGGAACTGACCAAGAGCCAGGCAGAATACCTGGGCGTGGACGCGGCGGGGCCGTTCAAGCCCGAGCACTACCGCTACTAGCCCTCTTTCCGCACCAGCCATGGCGGCAACGATGTGGCATCTTTTGCGGCCGCCGTACCGTAAAATGACGCAGGGGGAGCTAGGGTCGCTCCATCATCTGTCGAGAGCACCAGGAAGCATTGGTTAGCAGTTATGGCACAGGACATAAGAAGGCGCAAGAGCAGGATCGCAGGTTCCGTGCTTGCAGGGGTGCTTCTTCTGGGCGGCGGCGGTGCGCTCACTGCGTGCTCCTTCGTCGCCGAAGAGGGATCAAACGCCGGATCGACCGCGTCTGCGCCGAACTCCAAGCCTTCAAAACCCGCCGTGCCCAAGCCGGTGGCCGTTGTCACCCCGGAAGCGGACGCCGTTGAGGTGAACCCCATCTCCGTACCGGCCATCACGGTGCAGCAGGGGACACTGGAATCGGCAAAGCTGGCCCCGGTGTCCGGCGGCGATCCCGTTCCCGGCGAACTCAGCGCCGACGGCACCACCTGGACGGCCACGGGAACCCTGGCGTTCAACACTCCGTATGCCCTCACCTTTTCCCTTGCCGACGCCAACGGCGACACCCGCACGGAAACCCGGAAGTTCACCACCGTCTCCACCGCCAATGAAGCCAATGCCGTGATGTATCCGCAGTCGGGGTCCGTAGTGGGCACCGGGCAGCCGCTGGAGCTGAGCTTCAGCGAACCGGTGCTGAACAAGCAGGCCGTGGAAGAGGCCATCACCGTCACCTCCACATCCGGCCAGGTGGGAGCCTTCTACTGGATCAGTGACACCAAGGTCCGGTACCGGGCCGAAGAGTTCTGGGCGCCGCAAAGCACCATCACGGTGGATATGAAGCTGCTTGGTGTGGACTTCGGCAACGGCATGATCGGCAACTTCAATGAGACGGCGAGCTTCAGCACCCACAACAACCGGCTGGCAGTGGTGGACAACGCCGACAAGATGATGCGCGTCTACATTGACGGGCAGCTCACCCGAACGTTCCCGGTCACGCTGGGAACGCAGGACTGGCCGTCCACCATCGGCTACCACGTGATCATGGACCAGCATGAGTCCATCCCGTTCCGTGCCGAATCCATCGGGCTGAAGCGCGGAGACGAGCACTACTATGAGCCCGTCACTGCACACAATGCCTCCCGCATCTCCAACGGCGGCGCCTTCATCCACGAAGCCCTGCCGTCGGCGCAACCCGTGCTGGGGGTATCCAACGTTTCACACGGCTGCATCGGTATGAGCCCCGAGGGCGCCAAATACATCTACGACAACTTCGACGCCGGAGACGTGGTCCAGGTGCTGAACACCGGTTACGGTCCCATGTATGTGTGGGATGGTTTCGGGGACTGGAACCTGCCCTGGGCGGAGTGGATCAGCCAGCCCAAGCAGTAGCGGGCAACCGGCCGCAGGAAAGTTGTTGCCCGAGCGGCTACTGCTCGAACGGCAGCCGGTGCAGGCGCCGGCCCACGCGTTCGGTCTGCTCCCGCTGTCTGGTCATCCTCGCGTAGTCGCGGTCCCGGCGTTCGGCCATGACCGCGCTCAGGAAGTCCTCTGCCGGAGTGCCGGCCGGCGGCTGGGGGGACACGAAGGCAGAGACTTCGGCGGCCAGTTCGGCGGCACGGGCCGCACGGGCCTGCGGCGAGAGCCGCGGCGCCTGTCCGAGGAAGCGGGAGACCCGGCGGGACAGTGAATCGGGGAACCGCCCCATGTCCGCCAGCTGCGCCCAGCCGTGCAGCCACGGAGGCATCTGGACCAAGTTCGGCGGGGGAGCGGTGACCCGTTCCCGCAGCGCATACGTTCCGGCCATCATGTCTCCGAGCCGCTTGGACTTCTCATTGAACATGGCCGCGATGAATGCCACTGATCCCGCGGACATGTAAATCTCAAGGACCGCCGCCATGCCGCGGATGAAGCAATGGCGGAATCGGACGGCCCCGCCGTCGTCGCGCACTATCCGCAGCCCCATGGCCAGGCGGCCCAGGGACTTGCCGCGGGTCAGGGTTTCCACCGCCACCGGCGCACCGATCATCACGAGGACCACGAGGGTCAGGATCAGGGCCTGGCCCAGCGCGGGATCGACGGACTCGCCCAGGGTTTGGGCGAAGAGCAGCAACAGCCCAATGAGGACCACAAGCTGGGCGCTGACGTCGATGATCGAGCTGAGGGCGCGCGCGGCGAAGGACGCCGGGCGCAGTTCCAGGACAACGGCTTCTCCGGTGACGATGGAACTCACGGGTGGTCCTCCTGGCCGGCAATTCGTGGTGGGAACTCCACTGTACCCAGCGCTAGGGTGTAACCGTGGATATGGATGCGTTCAGTGCAGTGCATGCCCCGGACTGGAAGCGGCTGGATGAACTCGCCGCCCGCCGCCGGCTCAGCGGGGAGGAAGCCGATGAATTGCTGCGCCTCTATCAGCGAGCCTCGGCCCACCTGTCCATGGTCCGTTCGGTGGCCCCGGAAGGGGCGCTCTCCGCTGCATTGTCCATGCGGCTGTCCCGCGCCCGGACCCGCTTTACCGGTGCCCGGTCCAACTTTGCCGAAGACCTGGTGCACTTTTTCGTCTTTGCGCTGCCTGCCGGCTTCTACCGTGTCCGCTGGCTTACGGTTGCCGTGGGTGCGGCCTTCATCGTGGCAGCATGGCTTTTTGGCCTGTGGGCAGCGAACACCCCCGGAGTCATCGCTGCGGCCCTTGGCTCCGATGCGGAAGTCCGGCAGTACGTTGAAGAGGATTTTGCCGCCTACTACTCGGAAAACCCCGCTGCCTCCTTTGCAGGCCAGGTCTGGACCAACAATGCCTGGATTGCTCTTCAGGCAGTTGCTTTTGGCATCACCGGCATCTGGGGGCCTTTTGTCCTGTACCAGAATGCCCTGAACGTTGGGGTAGCCGGGGGCACCATGGCCGCCTACGGCAAGCTGGACGTCTTTTTCAGCTACATCCTGCCCCACGGCCTCATGGAGTTGACGGCCGTGTTCATTGCCGTGGCAGCCGGTCTGAGGATCTTCTGGGCCTGGGTGGCTCCGGGCCGGCGCACGCGCGCGGTGTCCCTCGCCGCGGAAGGACGGTCGCTGTTCACCGTGGCGCTGGGGCTGGTGATCGTGCTGTTCCTTTCCGGCCTGGTGGAGGGATTTGTGACCGCGTCCCCGTTGCCCACCTGGCTGCGGATCGGCATCGGAGCCACCCTGTTCTGCGCCTATTGGGCCTACACGCTGATTCTGGGCGGCAGGGCGTACCGCGCCGGGCACCGCGGGGATTTGTCACGCCGCGACAGCGGCGACGTGCT
Proteins encoded:
- a CDS encoding DUF5719 family protein; this translates as MSRKEEPRNGRAGTDNNGTDNAGKPPAGRAEARVRRQRRRRQAVTAVSAVLILAAGTAVVAGSAVIDSGNAGKTVDSAAADVPAGPLTAVCPEPLRLLSGAVAGTDPQFSPVSESAKTSLSAAVLSGAGNPVPASSLLKIDGSVLKTIADEAVDVQPLAGVRSAGVLVDENVTEATVLSAEPSGTLQATANAVVGFSAEDGDLAGLAAANCQAPGNDMWLLGARTTVGATAVLRLTNPSESAATVDLELYGSKGRLEGTGTRGILVPPGETKSIVLAGVAANEPGLAVRVRSSGAPITAMVQQSILRGLTPGGVEFIQPSAAASPQQIISGVRIQSAGAAKELAGERGYESAAPAVQVAVPGSTNGVVSVRILGKDGDVSVPGGGVFTVPAGSVGQLPLDSLPEGTYSVEVTADVSVVAGTVSSRGSKADAPVDLAVAPSGERLGNEHLAVLPGDAASVLSFAAPAGEAEVRLTGVARDGKLADEQIVTVPAGSTINVAATSVGSDLAAVLISTTGEPVYGAQVLTAAKGDGVSVLPLPKGNIGGTTVPVSLGY
- a CDS encoding metallopeptidase family protein — protein: MSTGPTLRVYLGPGEEPSDNGPEDAVPFGDAQEQDWLDGQPAPSGRDRMPGQRPFRRRRRNRHGRGLRGELIPAHLAGFRSRSERFDAWVLESAQRLERLWGESIQSYQFVVQDIPPGLEELAATSGNIPFGAGAPAAGPRPAVITVYRHPVESAARGLVPVSELIHDVVVEQLATLMGMDPETVDPTYGRFRPL
- a CDS encoding DUF3499 domain-containing protein, whose product is MYADSTAVLGPLATYAEPHCYDLCNAHAARLTVPLGWEVVRLDLAGQPRTPSRDDLSALVDAVREAAERPAPEAPKRSGKHALEPPAENPGARRSHLRVLREEV
- the ahcY gene encoding adenosylhomocysteinase, which gives rise to MSIDFKVADLSLAEAGRHQIRLAEHEMPGLMALRREYGPSQPLAGARIAGSLHMTVQTAVLIETLTALGAEVRWASCNIFSTQDEAAAAVVVGNGSPENPAGVPVFAWKNESLEDYWWTAQQILTWPEGSGGPNMILDDGGDATMLLHKGVEFEAAGEVPENPQEGDDGYSYEYTVILDVLRRSLAETPGKWTEIAKGVRGVTEETTTGVLRLYQLAAEGRLLFPAINVNDSVTKSKFDNKYGIRHSLPDGLNRATDTLIGGKVAVVCGYGDVGKGAAEALRGQGARVIVTEIDPICALQAAMDGYQVAKLESVLGQGDLFITATGNKDIIMADHMAKMKHQAIVGNVGHFDNEIDMAGLARVPGIRKVEIKPQVHEWVFDEGTDSQRSIIVLSEGRLLNLGNATGHPSFVMSNSFANQTIAQIELFTKHGTPVEDGGYANQVYVLPKVLDEKVARLHLDALGVELTELTKSQAEYLGVDAAGPFKPEHYRY
- a CDS encoding L,D-transpeptidase; the protein is MAQDIRRRKSRIAGSVLAGVLLLGGGGALTACSFVAEEGSNAGSTASAPNSKPSKPAVPKPVAVVTPEADAVEVNPISVPAITVQQGTLESAKLAPVSGGDPVPGELSADGTTWTATGTLAFNTPYALTFSLADANGDTRTETRKFTTVSTANEANAVMYPQSGSVVGTGQPLELSFSEPVLNKQAVEEAITVTSTSGQVGAFYWISDTKVRYRAEEFWAPQSTITVDMKLLGVDFGNGMIGNFNETASFSTHNNRLAVVDNADKMMRVYIDGQLTRTFPVTLGTQDWPSTIGYHVIMDQHESIPFRAESIGLKRGDEHYYEPVTAHNASRISNGGAFIHEALPSAQPVLGVSNVSHGCIGMSPEGAKYIYDNFDAGDVVQVLNTGYGPMYVWDGFGDWNLPWAEWISQPKQ
- a CDS encoding RDD family protein produces the protein MSSIVTGEAVVLELRPASFAARALSSIIDVSAQLVVLIGLLLLFAQTLGESVDPALGQALILTLVVLVMIGAPVAVETLTRGKSLGRLAMGLRIVRDDGGAVRFRHCFIRGMAAVLEIYMSAGSVAFIAAMFNEKSKRLGDMMAGTYALRERVTAPPPNLVQMPPWLHGWAQLADMGRFPDSLSRRVSRFLGQAPRLSPQARAARAAELAAEVSAFVSPQPPAGTPAEDFLSAVMAERRDRDYARMTRQREQTERVGRRLHRLPFEQ
- a CDS encoding stage II sporulation protein M, with the protein product MDMDAFSAVHAPDWKRLDELAARRRLSGEEADELLRLYQRASAHLSMVRSVAPEGALSAALSMRLSRARTRFTGARSNFAEDLVHFFVFALPAGFYRVRWLTVAVGAAFIVAAWLFGLWAANTPGVIAAALGSDAEVRQYVEEDFAAYYSENPAASFAGQVWTNNAWIALQAVAFGITGIWGPFVLYQNALNVGVAGGTMAAYGKLDVFFSYILPHGLMELTAVFIAVAAGLRIFWAWVAPGRRTRAVSLAAEGRSLFTVALGLVIVLFLSGLVEGFVTASPLPTWLRIGIGATLFCAYWAYTLILGGRAYRAGHRGDLSRRDSGDVLRTA